The Acidimicrobiales bacterium sequence CCACGGCCTGGTAGGCGAACTGGCCGAGCACCACGATCACCCGCACGTCGCTGAGTAGAGCCAGCTCGCGGTCGAGGTAGGGCAGGCAGCTCTCGCGCTCGGCCGGGGTCGGCTTGTTGGCCGGAGGGGCGCAACGGACCACGGCAGAGATGTAGGCACCCCGGAGCTCGAGCCCGTCGTCCGCAGAGACGCTCGTCGGCTGATTGGCGTAGCCGGCCCGCCATAGGGCCGCGAAAAGCCAGTCGCCCGAGCGGTCGCCGGTGAAGATCCGACCGGTGCGGTTCCCACCATGGGCCGCGGGGGCCAAACCCACCACCATCAGCGTGGCGGCGGGATCGCCCCATCCTGGCACCGGGCGGCCCCAGTACGGCTCGTGGAGGTAGGCCGCCCGCTTCTCCCTGGCCACCCGCTCGCGCCACTCGACGAGCCGCGGACAACGCCGACAGCTGCTGACTTCTGCGGCCAGACGGTCGAGGTCGGAAGATCGCCGCACGGCGACGAACGTACTGCCGCCTCGCCAGCAGAGCGAGGGTCGGGCCCCGTCCAGACCGTCGAATCGGTTTCACCCCGGTGGGAGGTAGGTTGGGGAAGGTCATGGCCACCCGCCGCGCCAAGCAACCTCCCTCCACTGTCGTGCTGTTCGTCCGCCACGCCCGTACACCCACGACCGGCTCGGTCCTGCCCGGGAGGGCACCGGGACTCCACCTGGCCGACGCAGGGCGGGCCGACGCCGACAAGATGGCCGAGCGACTGGCCAGCACCGCCAAGATCGAGGCGATCTACGCCTCCCCGCTCGAGCGGGCCCGGGAGACGGCGGAGCCCATCGCCAGACGGCTGGGCGTCAAGGTGGCGGTCGAACGTGGGCTGGTCGAGTGTGATTTCGGTGACTGGACCGGCGGCGAGCTGAAGGCGCTGCGCAAGCTCCCCGAATGGCGAGGCGTACAGAGCTGGCCCAGCGGCTTCCGGTTCCCGAACGGCGAGTCCTTCACTGAGATGCAGTGCCGCGTCATGTCCGCCGTCGCCCGCCTGCGGACACGGCACGCGGGCACAACGATCGTGGCCGTCTCCCACGCCGATCCGATCAAGGCGGTGGTTGCCGATGCCCTCGGCACCCACCTCGACCTCTTCCAGCGGATCGTGGTCTCGCCCTGCTCGGTCACCGCCGTTGCCTACGGACAGAATGGTCCGATGGTCCTCGGCGTGAACGCGATGAACGGGCTCGACGAGGCACAACCGTCGTGAGCGACTCGCACGATCTCTACGACGCCGAGCGCGTGACCGTGGGCACCATCGGTCCCACGGGCCAGCGCGTCTTCCTGCTCCAGGGCCGTCAGGGATCGCTGGTGATCACCGTGAAGCTCGAGAAGCAGCAGGTGGCGGCCCTGTCCCAGTACCTGGCGAAGGTCCTCGAGGAGCTCCCCGATCCCGGGATCCTGCCCGAGGACCTGGAGTTGGAGGAGCCGCTCGACGCCGCTTGGGCCGTCGGTACCCTCGGCCTTTCCTACGACTCGGCCGCCGATCGGATCGTGCTCCTGGCCGAGGAGGCCGTCCCCGAGGAGGACGAGGAGGAGACGGTGGACGAGGCGGCGTCCATGGCGCGGTTCACGATCACGCGGGAGCAGGCCGCCGCCCTCGCCATCAGGGGGACCGAGCTGGTCGAGGCGGGACGGCCGCCGTGCCCGCTGTGTGGAAACCCCCTCGACCCCTCAGGACACGTGTGCCCCAGGACGAACGGGCATCGCCCCCCGGTCCTCTGAGCCTGCTCTCCGGTGGGGAGATCGAGCTCCAGGGCCGGCTGCCGTGGAGCTCCAACCGCACCTTCCTGGTGAACTGCAGCGACGACGGGCGGGACCTGCTGGCGGTGTACAAGCCGCACCGCGGCGAGCGGCCGTTGTGGGACTTCCCGGGGGGCTTGTACCGCCGGGAGGTGGCCGCCTACGAGCTGTCCCGCGCCCTGGGTTGGGACATCGTGCCCGAGACCATCACTCGCGCCGACGCACCACTCGGGGTCGGCTCCCTCCAGCGCTTCGTCGCCGCCGAGTTCACCGAGCACTACTTCACCCTCCTCGAGGATCCTGGGCATGTCGACGCCCTGAAGGTCATCGCCACCTTCGACCTGGTGCTCAACAATGCGGATCGAAAGAGCGGGCATTGCCTGCTCGGCCTTGACGGTCGCATCTGGGCCATCGACAACGGGCTCTCGTTCCACCCCGAGCCCAAGCTGCGCACCGTGATGTGGGACTTCAGCGGCGAGCCGGTGCCCGACAGCCTGGTGGCCGACATCGATCGCGTCGCCCGGGCTCTTCCGCCTGGGCTGGGCTCGCTGCTCGGCCCCGAAGAGCTCGAGGGCATCCACCGTCGGGCGGTGGCTGTGGTCGCCAGCCCGCGGTTCCCAGCGCCACTCCCCGAGCGACGACCGTATCCGTGGCCCCTGGTGTGATCGGACCTGGGGGCAGCCGGCGCCCGTGCCGGCGTCCCGGCCAACGATCAGCGCGGGCCGAGGACGCGGTCGGTGTAGGCGTTGGCGAACAGTCCGTCGGGGTCCATGCGGGTGCGCACGGCTTGGAACCGTTCCCACCCCGGGTACCGGGGCGAGAGGGTCGACGCCGTCTGGTAGTGGAGCTTTCCCCAGTGGGGCCGCCCTCTGACGCTGTCCATGATCGCCTCGACGCCGCGGAAATACTGCTCGTAGGGCACCCCCCGAGGCATGTGGACGGCCACGTAGCAGCTCTGCCGCCCGCTCGCCGTCGACAGCGGTATGTCGTCGCCGGCGGTGAACCGGACCTCGACGGGGAAGCCGACGTAGAGACCGCTCTCCTCCACGTAGCGCCGTACCCGCTCCACCACGCCGACCGCCGCGGCCCGGGGAACGGCGTACTCCATCTCGCAGAAGCGGACCCAGCGGGGGCTGGTGAAGACCCGGTCGCTTCGATCGACGTACTCGGTGCGTCCGGAGCTGGGAGCGATGCGGGCCAGTCGGGGGGTCCACTGCGGGCGTAGGCGGCCGAGCCGCGTGACCGCCCCGAAGGCAATGTTCTCGAAGAGGATCTTGTCCCGGAGGAACCGCCTTCCCCGGCCGGGAGAGACCGGCTCGTCAGTGCGGTTGTTGCGCTTGGTCAGCGCCCAGCCGGTATGCGGCACCCAGAAGAACTCGAAGTGGTCGTTGCCGTCCACGAGCTCGTCGATCGACGACAACACCTCGTCGAGGCGGATCGGCTCCTCCACGGCGCGCAGGTTGAAGGCCTGCTGACAGCGGAGGGTCACGGTCCACACGATGCCCAGGGCGCCGAGCCCGACCCGGGCGGCGGCGAAGATCTCCGGCTCCTCGTCCGGCGAGCAGGAGACGATCGACCCGTCGGCCGTGATCAGCTGGAGGCCGACCACGTCGGTGGCCAGGCCGCCGAGCCGCGCGCCCGTCCCGTGCGTGCCGGTCGAGATGGCTCCGGCGACGGTCTGGTAGCCGATGTCGCCCAGGTTGGCCAGGGCCAGCCCCCTCCGGGCCAGCTCGTCGGCCAATGCGGCCAGGGTCATCCCCGACTCAACGGTCACCGTCGACGCCTCGGGGTCGTAGCGCGTCACGCGGGCATGCTCGTCGAGGCGGACCTGGACACCCGAGGTGCAGGCCACGTCCGTGAACGAGTGGCCCGACCCCACCGCCTTCAGCCGCAGCCCTTCTTTGCCGGCGGACTTCACCACCTCCACCAGATCCTCGACCGAGCGAGGCCGGGCAATCTCGGCCGGGGCGCATTGCTGATTGCCACCCCAGTTCCGCCACAGACGCGAGGCAGTGTCGGCCATGTCGAGATGCTAGCCATCGACCCTTCGCAGGCGTGGGGGGTCGGTGGTCGGGCTCAGGAGCCGAGTCGCACCCCGAACTGGCTCTGGATGGCGCTGATCGCCCAATCAGCCAGGCGGTCGGAACCGGCCCTGGCGAGGTGGACGCCGTCGGGCTCTCGGACCGGTTGCTGGCCCCCCGAGGAGTCGGGCAGGTACGCGGCGTACTTGCCACTGCCGTCGATGAAGACGTGCCAGGAGTCCAGATAGGCGACGCCGGGATGGACGGCGGCCTGGCCCTCGACGATGCTGTCGAGCAGCTGCATCTGCTGCGAGACACCGGCCGAGGGCATGATGGGCATCCCCACCCAGAGCATGCGCTGGCCCTGGGCCGTCGCCTCGCTCATCATGGTGGCCACCCGCTGTGTGTAGGCGGTGACCCACTCCGGCGAGCCGAACGCAA is a genomic window containing:
- a CDS encoding uracil-DNA glycosylase → MRRSSDLDRLAAEVSSCRRCPRLVEWRERVAREKRAAYLHEPYWGRPVPGWGDPAATLMVVGLAPAAHGGNRTGRIFTGDRSGDWLFAALWRAGYANQPTSVSADDGLELRGAYISAVVRCAPPANKPTPAERESCLPYLDRELALLSDVRVIVVLGQFAYQAVAGRLGLRPRPRFAHGSEVPLADGRTLICSYHPSQQNTFTGTLTEAMLDAVFVRARQRGG
- a CDS encoding MSMEG_4193 family putative phosphomutase — encoded protein: MATRRAKQPPSTVVLFVRHARTPTTGSVLPGRAPGLHLADAGRADADKMAERLASTAKIEAIYASPLERARETAEPIARRLGVKVAVERGLVECDFGDWTGGELKALRKLPEWRGVQSWPSGFRFPNGESFTEMQCRVMSAVARLRTRHAGTTIVAVSHADPIKAVVADALGTHLDLFQRIVVSPCSVTAVAYGQNGPMVLGVNAMNGLDEAQPS
- a CDS encoding DUF3090 family protein, with the protein product MSDSHDLYDAERVTVGTIGPTGQRVFLLQGRQGSLVITVKLEKQQVAALSQYLAKVLEELPDPGILPEDLELEEPLDAAWAVGTLGLSYDSAADRIVLLAEEAVPEEDEEETVDEAASMARFTITREQAAALAIRGTELVEAGRPPCPLCGNPLDPSGHVCPRTNGHRPPVL
- a CDS encoding SCO1664 family protein, translated to MPQDERASPPGPLSLLSGGEIELQGRLPWSSNRTFLVNCSDDGRDLLAVYKPHRGERPLWDFPGGLYRREVAAYELSRALGWDIVPETITRADAPLGVGSLQRFVAAEFTEHYFTLLEDPGHVDALKVIATFDLVLNNADRKSGHCLLGLDGRIWAIDNGLSFHPEPKLRTVMWDFSGEPVPDSLVADIDRVARALPPGLGSLLGPEELEGIHRRAVAVVASPRFPAPLPERRPYPWPLV
- a CDS encoding D-arabinono-1,4-lactone oxidase, giving the protein MADTASRLWRNWGGNQQCAPAEIARPRSVEDLVEVVKSAGKEGLRLKAVGSGHSFTDVACTSGVQVRLDEHARVTRYDPEASTVTVESGMTLAALADELARRGLALANLGDIGYQTVAGAISTGTHGTGARLGGLATDVVGLQLITADGSIVSCSPDEEPEIFAAARVGLGALGIVWTVTLRCQQAFNLRAVEEPIRLDEVLSSIDELVDGNDHFEFFWVPHTGWALTKRNNRTDEPVSPGRGRRFLRDKILFENIAFGAVTRLGRLRPQWTPRLARIAPSSGRTEYVDRSDRVFTSPRWVRFCEMEYAVPRAAAVGVVERVRRYVEESGLYVGFPVEVRFTAGDDIPLSTASGRQSCYVAVHMPRGVPYEQYFRGVEAIMDSVRGRPHWGKLHYQTASTLSPRYPGWERFQAVRTRMDPDGLFANAYTDRVLGPR